A part of Vulpes lagopus strain Blue_001 chromosome 4, ASM1834538v1, whole genome shotgun sequence genomic DNA contains:
- the GRPEL1 gene encoding grpE protein homolog 1, mitochondrial: MPGACAVPTAATTVMAARCVRLARHSLPALALCLRPSPRLLCTATKQKNNGRNLEEDVGQNEQKTDTPSTEKTLMDEKVKLEEQLKETVEKYKRALADTENLRQRSQKLVEEAKLYGIQGFCKDLLEVADILEKATQSVPKEEVKDDNPHLKNLYEGLVMTEVQIQKVFTKHGLLRLNPVGARFDPYEHEALFHTPVEGKEPGTVALVSKVGYKLHGRTLRPALVGVVKEA; this comes from the exons ATGCCCGGTGCGTGCGCAGTGCCGACGGCGGCGACGACAGTCATGGCGGCTCGGTGCGTGAGGCTGGCGCGGCACAGCCTCCCGGCTTTGGCGCTGTGTCTCAG GCCATCTCCTCGGCTGTTGTGCACAGCtacaaaacagaagaacaatGGCCGGAACTTGGAAGAGGATGTGGGtcaaaatgaacagaagacaGATACTCCCTCTACAGAGAAGACACTCATGGACGAGAAGGTCAAGCTAGAAGAGCAGCTGAAGGAGACCGTG GAGAAATACAAGCGAGCTTTGGCAGACACTGAAAACCTGAGGCAGAGGAGCCAAAAATTAGTGGAGGAGGCAAAATTATATG GCATCCAGGGCTTCTGCAAGGACTTGCTGGAGGTCGCGGACATCTTGGAGAAAGCAACACAGAGTGTCCCAAAGGAAGAGGTTAAAGACGACAATCCTCACCTGAAGAACCTCTACGAGGGGCTCGTAATGACCGAGGTCCAGATCCAGAAGGTGTTCACAAAGCATGGCTTACTCCGGCTGAACCCCGTAGGGGCCAGGTTCGATCCCTACGAGCACGAGGCCCTGTTCCACACGCCggtggaagggaaggagccaGGCACGGTGGCACTGGTCAGCAAAGTGGGGTACAAGCTGCATGGGCGCACTCTGAGACCTGCCCTGGTGGGGGTGGTGAAGGAGGCTTAG